The window TTCACCGACGGCGAGACGTAGCGCGAGGCGAAACCCAGGCGAGTGGTGTCGCTGACGTTGGGCAGGGAGCCGTGGATGCACTTGGCCAGAAAGATCACGAACTGGCCGGGCTTCATCTCCATCTCGACGACCCGCTCGTCGCTGGGGTCCCAGTCCTGGTCGAGCTTGAGTTCCGCGTAGTCGTATCCGAAGAAGTCGTGGGACTTGCTCTCCACATTGCGCGTCAGCGGCTTGCTCTCGTCGTAGTACCACCTCTTGTGGCTGCCGGGGATGTAACGCAGACAGCCGTTCTCCCGGCCCGCGGGGGAGAACGCGGTCCACACGGTCAGCTCCTGCGTCACACCCTCCGTCTCCTGGGTGTACTTGAGAGAGGGAGTCGCCGAGGTGGTGGTCTCGCCGACCACAAAGGTCTCCACCTGGTGCCAGCCGGTTCCGGCCTCACCAGGCGCCTTCTTGAAGATGTTCGTCTTCCAGCACAGGACGTCGTCACCGATGAGGCTGCGGAGCTTGTGGACGATCTCCGGCCGGCTGATGTGGTCGGACAGTGTGTTGCAGTCCAGGTGCCGGTCGTA is drawn from Streptomyces roseifaciens and contains these coding sequences:
- a CDS encoding chlorinating enzyme yields the protein MTERKTETEFLGLTEEQIEFFKENGFVGPFDLYSEEEAPLLWNQAMIEMVTSANKPHNSTVINYDRHLDCNTLSDHISRPEIVHKLRSLIGDDVLCWKTNIFKKAPGEAGTGWHQVETFVVGETTTSATPSLKYTQETEGVTQELTVWTAFSPAGRENGCLRYIPGSHKRWYYDESKPLTRNVESKSHDFFGYDYAELKLDQDWDPSDERVVEMEMKPGQFVIFLAKCIHGSLPNVSDTTRLGFASRYVSPSVKVYEDVDSLSEFGDTISLDYHGSVLVSGEDKYGHNRLHDKNLNGHPFEKADADEH